A window from Engraulis encrasicolus isolate BLACKSEA-1 chromosome 13, IST_EnEncr_1.0, whole genome shotgun sequence encodes these proteins:
- the LOC134461845 gene encoding gamma-crystallin M2-like gives MMYDQSNYMGNQYFMRRGEYPDYMSMWGWNNSIHSCRHIPMHRGNYRMRIYERENFGGQMHECMDDCDSMMDRYRMNQCQSCHVMDGHWLMYEQPHYRGRQYYFPPGEYRSWRNMGYPNMRFSSMRRITDSMH, from the exons ATGATGTACGACCAGTCCAACTACATGGGAAACCAGTACTtcatgaggaggggagagtaccCTGACTACATGAGCATGTGGGGTTGGAACAACTCTATCCATTCCTGCCGTCATATCCCCAtg CACAGAGGAAACTACAGAATGAGGATCTACGAGAGGGAGAACTTCGGTGGTCAGATGCATGAGTGTATGGACGATTGTGACAGCATGATGGATCGCTACCGTATGAACCAGTGCCAGTCTTGCCACGTGATGGATGGTCACTGGCTCATGTATGAGCAGCCCCACTACAGAGGAAGACAGTACTACTTCCCTCCTGGAGAGTACAGAAGCTGGAGAAACATGGGATACCCCAACATGAGATTCAGTAGCATGAGGCGTATCACGGACTCTATGCACTAA
- the LOC134461305 gene encoding gamma-crystallin M2-like, whose product MMGKVTFYEERNFGGRSWDCNGDYADFSPYLSRCGSFRVHSGCWMMYDQPNYMGNQYFMRRGEYPDYMSMWGWNNSIRSCRFIPMYRGNYRMRIYERENFSGQMHECMDDCDSIMDRYRMNQCQSCHVMEGHWLMYEQPQYRGRQYYFPPGEYRSWRNMGYPNMRFMSMRRIMDSWH is encoded by the exons ATGATGGGCAAG GTGACCTTCTACGAGGAGAGGAACTTTGGGGGCCGTTCCTGGGACTGCAATGGCGACTATGCTGACTTCTCCCCCTACCTCAGCCGCTGCGGCTCCTTCAGGGTGCACAGTGGTTGCTGGATGATGTACGACCAGCCCAACTACATGGGCAACCAGTACTtcatgaggaggggagagtaccCCGATTACATGAGCATGTGGGGTTGGAACAACTCCATCAGATCCTGCCGCTTCATCCCTATG TACAGAGGAAATTACAGAATGAGAATCTACGAGAGGGAGAACTTCAGTGGTCAGATGCACGAGTGTATGGATGACTGTGACTCCATCATGGATCGCTACCGTATGAACCAGTGCCAGTCTTGCCACGTGATGGAAGGCCACTGGCTCATGTATGAGCAGCCGCAATACAGAGGAAGACAGTACTACTTCCCTCCTGGAGAGTACAGAAGCTGGAGGAATATGGGATACCCCAACATGAGATTCATGAGCATGAGGCGTATCATGGATTCTTGGCACTAA